A region of Alteromonadaceae bacterium 2753L.S.0a.02 DNA encodes the following proteins:
- a CDS encoding TonB-dependent receptor produces MKKQKLFILSKPGVLSLCIAAAAAQAQNSKEIEEEVYVTGYRGSLLNSTEAKRNSLGFTDEVFADDIGKMPSQNLAESLSRIPGVRINREVTGEGQQISVRGLGPEFTKVVMNGNSIAVASDGSLGAGQKGRHVDLDMFPPELFSSLSVNKTTTAEQVEGGVSGYVNMRTIRASDLGDEGSNFRFGVEGAYNEMSGELSPRLNFMYGYSSETFGVLVGVVGKQHKSRTDGYETVGNYQSGCRSEWTVNDDGDTVNSCIAGSTGWNVFNYTDIASADYAATHPGVSEGDVIDLNAVSGLSDEQLDNFSMPYIARPMYTYGDRDTVSGILSLEYTPNEDFELALDVLSAKADRSFVRNELMHIYRRNYMQYDLAWIPENIQLSSDNVLETGTFYNNRVWVGSRSYDEELTYTAIMPSLYWQFNDTMALDVSAGKTESSFDRDEPYILYYGPKGVMTHDYRQEMPTVTHSADVVHAGSGWTFSTGPGAEGDVQGGEFRFQRNSRDTETTTMKIGLSFGEDADLNGIKLGINYDKNISDMTGYTGGDAWTERVENSDLEENFASYVVDSPVTDLTGNGIQGIASVNWSAVKNAVGYNSFQPDTSASGDQFGSTVGDIKETIMAMYVEANGEAEVAGRLMRTNVGVRLVDTEQTVESNGLEKTSDYSRILPSFNAVYDVYESIKLRTSASRSLTRAAPSSMFPNAAWNGSGIDEVAVGNYRLSPFESTNFDFGGEWYFWDLGFVGLNYYKKDITGFVKPRDTQVQFNQLEDYINSYGYEFEVSPDTISQTRLDAIEACGGWDSVDCVTNVSDDVNIEGVTVLTGWEAIWVMPLDMLVQGLGFNASMNKIHQNPSDEEGEIFGISDSANITAYYENFGVQTRLTYTMQEGTETGGGWSPLMADDRTQIDWTISYDLPIDAVKLTVTLDAYNITNEPLRSTFESDGNTFNVRYPGATYTLGVRGSF; encoded by the coding sequence ATGAAAAAACAAAAATTATTCATTCTCAGTAAGCCTGGAGTCCTAAGTTTGTGTATTGCCGCCGCAGCGGCTCAGGCGCAAAATTCAAAAGAAATCGAGGAGGAAGTCTACGTTACGGGCTACAGGGGGAGTCTGTTGAATTCCACCGAAGCAAAAAGAAATTCGCTAGGTTTTACCGACGAAGTATTCGCCGATGATATAGGCAAAATGCCGAGTCAAAACCTGGCAGAATCCCTGTCGCGTATTCCCGGTGTGCGAATTAACCGTGAAGTAACCGGTGAGGGGCAGCAGATCTCCGTGCGTGGCCTGGGTCCGGAATTTACCAAGGTGGTAATGAACGGTAACTCAATCGCTGTTGCGTCGGATGGCAGTCTTGGGGCTGGTCAAAAAGGTCGTCATGTAGACCTGGATATGTTTCCCCCAGAGCTATTCAGCTCTCTATCCGTGAATAAAACAACCACCGCGGAGCAGGTTGAGGGTGGCGTTTCTGGCTACGTTAACATGCGTACTATCCGAGCTTCGGATCTTGGTGATGAAGGTTCGAATTTCCGGTTCGGGGTGGAGGGCGCCTACAACGAAATGAGTGGTGAGTTAAGCCCTCGACTTAACTTTATGTACGGCTACAGCAGTGAGACCTTTGGAGTATTGGTCGGGGTGGTCGGTAAGCAGCACAAATCCCGTACTGACGGTTATGAAACGGTGGGCAATTACCAAAGCGGCTGCCGTTCTGAATGGACCGTAAATGACGACGGTGACACCGTAAATTCCTGTATTGCAGGTTCAACGGGTTGGAATGTTTTCAATTATACCGACATAGCCAGTGCCGATTATGCGGCTACGCATCCTGGTGTGAGCGAAGGTGATGTTATCGATCTGAACGCTGTATCGGGTTTAAGCGATGAGCAGCTCGATAATTTCAGCATGCCTTATATCGCCCGACCTATGTATACCTACGGTGATCGCGATACGGTCTCCGGCATTTTATCTCTCGAATACACGCCAAACGAAGATTTCGAATTGGCACTGGATGTTCTCAGTGCGAAAGCAGACCGCTCTTTTGTTCGCAATGAACTGATGCATATTTATCGCCGTAATTACATGCAATACGATCTCGCCTGGATTCCTGAAAATATTCAGCTGAGCAGTGACAATGTGCTTGAGACCGGTACCTTTTACAATAATCGCGTATGGGTGGGGTCGCGAAGTTACGATGAAGAGCTGACCTATACCGCGATTATGCCCAGTCTGTATTGGCAATTTAACGACACTATGGCGCTTGATGTATCTGCTGGTAAAACGGAATCTTCGTTTGATCGCGATGAGCCTTACATACTCTACTACGGCCCCAAGGGTGTAATGACCCACGATTATCGTCAGGAGATGCCCACGGTGACGCACTCAGCCGATGTGGTGCATGCAGGCTCGGGTTGGACATTTAGTACCGGGCCCGGCGCGGAGGGGGATGTTCAGGGTGGCGAGTTCCGCTTTCAACGAAATTCTCGTGATACCGAAACTACGACCATGAAAATAGGATTGTCATTTGGCGAAGATGCTGATCTTAATGGCATTAAACTCGGTATCAATTACGATAAAAACATTTCAGACATGACCGGCTACACCGGTGGTGATGCCTGGACGGAACGTGTTGAAAACTCAGACCTCGAGGAAAATTTTGCAAGCTATGTGGTTGACTCGCCCGTAACGGACCTTACTGGAAATGGTATTCAAGGTATTGCCAGTGTGAACTGGAGTGCTGTTAAAAATGCAGTGGGATACAACAGCTTCCAACCCGACACCAGCGCCAGTGGTGATCAGTTCGGCTCAACAGTGGGCGATATAAAAGAAACGATTATGGCGATGTACGTCGAGGCCAATGGTGAAGCCGAAGTTGCCGGCCGTCTCATGCGAACCAATGTGGGTGTTCGGTTGGTAGATACCGAGCAAACTGTGGAATCGAATGGTCTCGAAAAAACTTCGGATTACAGCCGTATTTTGCCGTCGTTCAACGCTGTTTACGATGTTTACGAATCCATAAAATTACGTACCAGCGCTTCGCGCAGTCTCACCCGTGCAGCGCCATCCTCAATGTTCCCAAATGCGGCCTGGAACGGTTCTGGTATTGATGAGGTCGCCGTCGGTAATTATCGCCTGTCACCGTTTGAATCAACGAATTTCGATTTTGGCGGGGAGTGGTATTTTTGGGACTTGGGATTTGTGGGTCTCAATTATTACAAAAAAGATATCACTGGTTTCGTGAAGCCGCGAGATACCCAGGTGCAATTTAATCAACTCGAAGACTATATCAACTCCTACGGCTATGAATTTGAGGTGTCTCCAGACACGATTTCGCAGACCCGGTTGGATGCGATTGAAGCTTGTGGCGGTTGGGATTCTGTCGATTGCGTTACCAATGTCTCAGATGATGTCAATATTGAGGGGGTCACAGTACTCACCGGTTGGGAAGCCATCTGGGTAATGCCGCTCGATATGCTGGTGCAGGGGCTCGGGTTTAATGCGAGTATGAACAAAATTCACCAGAACCCCAGTGATGAGGAAGGTGAGATCTTCGGTATTTCCGATTCTGCAAATATCACCGCCTATTACGAAAATTTTGGTGTACAAACACGACTCACATATACCATGCAGGAGGGTACTGAAACCGGTGGCGGCTGGTCTCCGCTTATGGCGGATGACCGTACGCAAATTGATTGGACGATCAGTTACGACTTGCCAATTGATGCCGTGAAATTAACGGTAACGCTGGATGCTTACAACATTACCAATGAGCCTTTGCGCTCAACCTTCGAAAGCGATGGAAATACGTTTAACGTTCGTTACCCGGGAGCGACCTACACCCTGGGTGTACGAGGCAGTTTTTAG
- a CDS encoding DNA-binding GntR family transcriptional regulator — MKKSALVDSSDTKHYQLRYDHPSPDQIFNLIRDEIVGMKLLPGEKIPETQMAEKFGVSRTPVREAIVKLANLGFVEVRPQRGTFVTKLSMPLILEARFLREAIEVAVVTTLASNANENVLTECDEIITEQVKAKDSQDALAFQHLDDEFHRALADATGYKRVAKVIEAEKAHMDRVRNLSLVELTGQYDQVVKQHKAILQAIKTGSEAQAKSAMETHMKDVYNILKVAPQQHPEYFVD; from the coding sequence ATGAAAAAGAGCGCCCTTGTGGATTCCAGTGATACCAAACATTACCAACTCCGATACGACCATCCCTCCCCCGATCAAATATTCAATTTAATTCGCGATGAAATCGTCGGAATGAAATTGCTGCCTGGCGAAAAAATTCCGGAAACCCAAATGGCCGAAAAATTCGGTGTAAGTCGCACGCCAGTGCGAGAGGCCATAGTAAAACTTGCCAACCTGGGGTTTGTGGAGGTTCGGCCGCAGCGCGGAACGTTCGTCACCAAATTGAGCATGCCACTCATTCTAGAAGCACGCTTTTTAAGAGAGGCTATTGAAGTGGCCGTTGTAACCACCCTGGCCAGTAATGCAAACGAGAATGTATTAACAGAATGCGATGAAATAATTACCGAACAGGTTAAAGCCAAAGACTCACAAGATGCACTGGCCTTTCAACATCTCGACGACGAATTTCATCGCGCCCTTGCAGATGCCACCGGTTACAAACGGGTTGCGAAGGTAATCGAAGCAGAAAAAGCACACATGGATCGAGTGCGTAACTTAAGTCTTGTAGAACTTACCGGGCAATACGATCAGGTCGTAAAACAACACAAAGCAATTCTCCAGGCAATTAAAACCGGCTCCGAGGCACAAGCCAAAAGCGCCATGGAGACTCACATGAAAGATGTTTACAACATTCTTAAAGTTGCTCCACAACAGCACCCAGAATATTTTGTTGATTAA
- a CDS encoding putative radical SAM protein YgiQ, translating to MPQKSAKPLNQYPKYWAECFGVAPFLPTTPAEMTQLGWDSCDIVLVTGDAYIDHPSFGMAVIGRLLESQGFRVGIIAQPDWRSCEALQSLGKPNLYFGVTAGNMDSLINRYTADLRIRHDDAYTPGGEGGKRPNRAVTVYAQRCKEAWKDVPVIVGGIEASLRRIAQYDYWSDEVRRSVLIDSTADILLYGNAERAIVELSHRIAAGEPIASLRNICGTTVVLSSVPGGYTELDSSRIDWPGKISNMPSPYEYRSAAEPADSDTQEIEDVVRFVPMPLRKWEQNLNPDKTCIRLPSFEKVSKDPVLYAHASRVLHQESNPHNARSLVQKHGSREVWVNPPAIPLTTSEMDFIFGLPYARIPHPQYKNQKIPAYEMIKTSVNIMRGCFGGCTFCSITEHEGRIIQSRSHESILREIEDIRDKVPGFTGTISDLGGPTSNMYTLNCKDPEIQASCRKLSCVYPDICKNLNTNHSPTTELYRKARKVPGVRTVAIASGLRYDLAVEDPEYVKELVSHHVGGYLKIAPEHSEQGTLEMMMKPGMGAYDRFEKMFNEFSQQAGKKQFLIPYFIAGHPGCSDEDMVNLALWLKNHDFEVDQVQTFYPSPMSLATAMYHSDRNPLRHLSYKSKKIFTPKNKSQRQIQKALLRYHDPENWSMLRKALRDMGMSALIGDSPRHLIPSESREIRLRSVKKRKGMATTRKARGDKRLQKLPSNHKRTTKPRD from the coding sequence ATGCCCCAAAAGTCAGCCAAACCCCTAAACCAGTACCCAAAATATTGGGCGGAGTGTTTTGGGGTAGCGCCTTTTCTACCCACGACGCCAGCTGAAATGACTCAACTGGGGTGGGACAGTTGCGATATTGTGTTAGTAACCGGGGATGCATACATCGATCACCCCAGTTTTGGTATGGCTGTCATTGGGCGACTACTCGAATCCCAGGGGTTTCGGGTGGGGATTATAGCCCAACCAGATTGGCGCAGTTGCGAAGCTTTGCAATCACTCGGCAAGCCTAATCTCTATTTTGGTGTAACTGCTGGCAATATGGACTCGCTTATCAATCGTTACACCGCGGATTTGCGCATTCGTCATGACGATGCTTATACACCGGGAGGTGAAGGCGGTAAGCGTCCGAACCGAGCCGTAACCGTGTACGCGCAACGCTGTAAAGAAGCCTGGAAAGATGTACCGGTGATTGTTGGCGGCATTGAAGCCAGCTTGCGTCGTATTGCCCAATACGATTATTGGAGTGATGAAGTGCGCCGCTCGGTACTCATTGATTCCACGGCTGATATTTTGCTCTACGGTAATGCTGAGCGAGCCATTGTCGAGTTGTCACACCGCATCGCCGCTGGTGAACCCATCGCCTCATTGCGTAATATTTGTGGCACCACAGTGGTTTTGTCCAGCGTACCCGGCGGATATACCGAGCTGGATTCTTCCCGCATCGATTGGCCGGGCAAAATCAGCAATATGCCAAGCCCCTACGAATATCGGTCTGCGGCGGAACCTGCTGATTCGGACACTCAGGAGATCGAAGATGTGGTGCGCTTTGTTCCCATGCCTTTGCGCAAATGGGAACAAAATCTAAACCCCGATAAAACCTGCATACGCTTGCCTTCTTTTGAAAAAGTGAGCAAAGATCCAGTACTCTATGCCCATGCCTCGAGGGTGTTGCATCAGGAAAGCAATCCGCACAACGCGCGATCCCTGGTGCAAAAACACGGTTCGCGCGAAGTTTGGGTAAATCCCCCCGCGATTCCATTAACGACCTCAGAAATGGATTTTATTTTTGGGTTGCCCTACGCACGGATACCGCATCCGCAATATAAAAACCAAAAAATACCCGCATACGAGATGATAAAAACCTCGGTAAATATCATGCGCGGTTGTTTTGGCGGCTGTACTTTTTGTTCCATTACCGAACATGAAGGGCGCATTATTCAAAGTCGTTCTCACGAATCAATACTTCGTGAAATTGAAGATATTCGCGATAAAGTGCCGGGTTTTACTGGCACCATATCCGATTTGGGTGGCCCGACATCCAATATGTACACGCTAAATTGCAAAGACCCTGAGATCCAGGCTTCTTGCCGTAAACTAAGCTGCGTTTATCCGGATATTTGCAAAAACTTAAATACCAACCATAGCCCAACCACAGAACTCTATCGCAAAGCACGCAAAGTACCGGGAGTGCGCACCGTTGCGATAGCGTCGGGCTTGCGCTATGACCTGGCCGTAGAAGATCCTGAATATGTCAAAGAATTGGTAAGCCACCATGTGGGCGGATACTTAAAAATAGCGCCGGAACACAGCGAGCAAGGCACCCTAGAGATGATGATGAAACCGGGCATGGGCGCCTACGATCGTTTCGAAAAAATGTTTAACGAATTTTCTCAGCAGGCTGGCAAAAAGCAGTTTTTAATTCCCTATTTTATTGCGGGGCACCCGGGGTGTAGTGACGAAGACATGGTAAATCTTGCGCTCTGGTTGAAAAATCACGATTTTGAAGTCGACCAGGTACAAACGTTTTATCCATCGCCCATGTCACTCGCTACTGCAATGTATCATTCCGATCGCAATCCTCTGCGGCATTTAAGCTATAAATCCAAAAAAATATTTACGCCTAAAAATAAATCGCAACGGCAAATACAAAAAGCTTTGTTGCGTTATCACGACCCTGAAAATTGGTCCATGCTGCGCAAGGCTTTGCGCGATATGGGAATGTCTGCATTGATCGGGGATTCGCCTCGTCATCTGATACCCAGTGAGTCGCGCGAAATCCGCTTGCGGAGTGTTAAAAAGCGCAAGGGTATGGCAACAACGAGAAAAGCACGTGGCGATAAGCGCCTCCAAAAATTGCCCTCAAATCATAAAAGGACAACAAAGCCGCGGGACTGA
- a CDS encoding beta-galactosidase, translated as MSKKWEIGAVVALGVLVVLILNWRSIFPTSPAAIGVQPIRERVLLDSGWRFMKYKNAADADDLIYDIRPSHIDYQDGKPADAEPTDAVSLESSTAVLKPWILPTANAFIADADKHHVRPAGSPGADFAFVQSGIDDSNWQPVTLPHDWAIQGPFFAGPDAEVGGGMGRLPSPGVAWYRNKFDIPVTDHNKAIYLDVDGAMSYAMVWLNGALVGGWPYGYTSFRLDLTPYVEYGKTNQLAIRLDNPPASSRWYPGGGLYRNVWLTKLSKFHVSHWGTQITTERVTEGTAELELKIGIANRSSQDGTVDLVTEIYEVGADDNAVGKPVAVLSEKGVSVPSANKVTLSQTAFIANAKLWGPLPTQTPHRYMALVNVSQGKTILDQQTTFFGIRTLEFNADMGLMVNGEHVYLQGVNQHHDLGALGAAFNVRAAQRQLQLLQEMGTNAIRMAHNPPATELLYLADKMGILVVDEIFDSWQRKKTPLDFHLIFDDWSEPDLRAMIRRDYNHPSVIMWSIGNEVGEQYTEEAGAAVGKRLHDIVKSEDPTRPTAASMNYAKAHMPFAAVMDTISLNYQGEGIRNAPAYKHLQGIRTPPNYPDFHKAYPDKLIFSSENAAAVSSRGEYMFPVAEGISAPIADGMGGNPESAQVSSYELYTAPFGSSADKVFLSMQLHPFVAGGFVWSGWDYLGEPTPYYSARSSYFGVIDLAGFKKDRFYLYQSHWRPDFPMAHILPHWNWPERIGLVTPVHVFTSGDSAELFLNGESLGLKHKTKYESRLRWDDVLYQPGVLEVVAYKKGVEWARDTVKTTGPGAAVQLSVDRNLIDANGKDLAFVTAKIVDAEGNFVANANDMLQFSVEGSGELLATDNGDPTNLTEFQSSQRAAFNGLALAIVRGNAHSAGEITVRVSAEGISSDSLTIETFR; from the coding sequence ATGAGTAAAAAATGGGAGATTGGTGCTGTTGTGGCGCTGGGCGTGCTCGTTGTTTTGATACTTAATTGGCGATCAATTTTTCCCACATCGCCAGCAGCCATTGGAGTTCAGCCCATCAGAGAGCGCGTCCTGCTTGATAGCGGCTGGCGTTTTATGAAATACAAAAATGCCGCTGATGCTGATGATCTGATCTACGATATTCGTCCCTCCCATATCGATTACCAGGATGGTAAACCCGCCGACGCCGAGCCGACTGACGCAGTATCGTTGGAGAGTTCCACTGCAGTGCTCAAACCCTGGATTTTGCCCACAGCAAATGCCTTTATTGCTGATGCAGATAAACACCATGTAAGACCGGCAGGCAGCCCAGGAGCCGATTTTGCTTTTGTGCAGTCTGGGATTGATGACAGCAATTGGCAGCCGGTAACACTCCCCCACGATTGGGCCATACAGGGACCGTTTTTTGCCGGCCCGGATGCGGAAGTCGGTGGCGGAATGGGGCGCCTGCCCAGCCCAGGAGTAGCTTGGTATCGGAACAAGTTCGATATCCCCGTTACAGACCACAACAAAGCCATTTACCTGGATGTCGACGGCGCCATGTCATATGCCATGGTGTGGTTAAACGGCGCTTTGGTGGGTGGCTGGCCCTATGGTTATACCTCGTTCAGGTTGGATCTCACCCCATATGTGGAGTATGGAAAAACCAACCAATTGGCGATTCGTCTCGATAATCCACCGGCCTCATCGCGCTGGTATCCCGGCGGCGGGCTGTATCGCAACGTGTGGCTAACAAAATTGAGCAAGTTTCATGTCTCTCATTGGGGAACCCAGATTACAACGGAGCGAGTCACTGAGGGCACTGCGGAACTCGAGCTGAAGATTGGTATTGCCAACCGATCATCGCAAGATGGGACGGTGGATCTTGTTACAGAAATTTACGAAGTCGGCGCCGACGACAATGCTGTGGGGAAACCTGTTGCAGTATTGAGCGAGAAAGGTGTTTCAGTCCCAAGTGCTAACAAAGTTACTTTAAGTCAAACTGCATTTATCGCAAACGCGAAACTTTGGGGTCCCTTACCTACGCAAACCCCGCATCGTTATATGGCTCTCGTTAATGTGAGCCAGGGAAAAACAATCCTCGACCAGCAGACCACTTTTTTTGGTATTCGCACTTTGGAATTCAACGCAGATATGGGCCTTATGGTGAATGGCGAACACGTTTATCTGCAGGGGGTTAATCAACATCACGATCTTGGGGCTTTGGGGGCGGCTTTTAATGTGCGTGCTGCTCAGCGTCAGTTGCAACTGTTGCAAGAAATGGGCACCAATGCAATTCGCATGGCGCACAATCCGCCGGCAACGGAATTATTGTATTTGGCCGATAAAATGGGGATTTTAGTGGTCGATGAAATCTTCGATTCCTGGCAGCGAAAAAAAACACCCTTGGATTTCCATTTAATATTTGATGATTGGTCTGAGCCGGATCTGCGCGCGATGATTCGGCGCGATTACAACCACCCCTCGGTAATTATGTGGAGTATCGGCAACGAGGTCGGCGAGCAATACACCGAGGAGGCTGGTGCCGCTGTCGGTAAGCGCTTGCACGATATCGTAAAAAGTGAAGACCCTACACGCCCCACAGCTGCGTCGATGAATTACGCCAAGGCACATATGCCTTTTGCCGCGGTGATGGATACCATCAGCTTGAATTATCAGGGAGAAGGCATTCGCAATGCGCCGGCTTACAAACATTTGCAGGGTATTCGAACACCGCCGAACTATCCCGATTTTCATAAGGCGTACCCAGACAAATTAATTTTCAGCAGTGAAAATGCCGCTGCGGTAAGTTCCCGTGGCGAATATATGTTTCCTGTAGCTGAGGGGATAAGTGCTCCAATAGCCGATGGGATGGGCGGCAATCCGGAATCTGCCCAGGTCAGTTCGTATGAGCTTTACACTGCGCCTTTTGGGTCATCCGCCGACAAGGTTTTTCTTTCCATGCAACTGCACCCCTTTGTAGCCGGTGGCTTTGTATGGAGTGGCTGGGATTATCTTGGCGAGCCGACGCCTTACTATTCTGCTCGTAGCTCCTATTTTGGTGTTATAGATTTAGCGGGCTTTAAAAAAGATCGATTTTATTTGTATCAATCTCATTGGCGCCCTGATTTCCCCATGGCGCATATCTTACCGCATTGGAATTGGCCTGAGCGGATAGGCTTAGTAACGCCCGTGCACGTTTTTACATCGGGCGATTCCGCAGAATTGTTTTTGAATGGCGAATCACTGGGACTAAAACACAAAACCAAATATGAATCGCGCTTGCGCTGGGATGATGTGCTGTACCAACCCGGCGTACTTGAAGTGGTAGCCTATAAGAAAGGCGTGGAATGGGCTCGTGACACGGTAAAAACAACGGGGCCAGGTGCTGCTGTGCAACTGTCAGTGGACCGGAACCTCATTGACGCAAACGGAAAAGATTTAGCTTTTGTAACGGCGAAAATTGTCGACGCCGAGGGAAATTTTGTCGCCAACGCAAACGACATGTTGCAATTCAGTGTGGAGGGCAGCGGCGAGTTGCTCGCGACCGACAATGGTGATCCAACGAATTTAACTGAATTTCAATCTTCTCAGCGCGCTGCATTCAATGGCCTCGCTCTTGCGATCGTGAGGGGAAATGCACATAGCGCCGGTGAAATAACTGTGCGAGTGTCTGCAGAGGGAATTTCTAGCGATAGTTTAACGATTGAAACATTTCGCTAG
- a CDS encoding sialate O-acetylesterase: MKKLLLILVSFTSFFSAFIWAEVKLPQLLSDGLVLQRDTENKIWGWAANNEKVTIILDGKTIASSTTKNNAWQVGLPPQTAGGPHKITVVGKDNDIKYINDVYFGDVWVASGQSNMQTTLSRIEEMFPDAIPTANSPLVREFTVPRIMNFKAPQQDLSGGAWEPSTPDKIADHSAVAYFFGKKIHETQKVPVGILGANFGGSPAECWISREALKQYPEEYKSIENFKDDAYLQSLQDADKKDSDAWYAQLNDNDEGSTSAVKWYENAYNDSNWQKINVPSVWENEGIEPMSGLVWFRKTIDLPENVADQPAFLRLGVIVDADIAYINGQQVGRTWYRYPPRRYKVEPGIVKPGKNVITLRVRVDNKQGEFVAEKPYYLEVGDTKVDLTGEWKYKISNVVTPPPAQRFIPYKQALGCYNGMLAPLFNMKIKGVIWYQGESNADRSEQYQELFPQLIQEWRDKWQQGNFPFLYVQLANYMTDPEEPSDGGWAKLRYAQFLTLQKAENTAMAVITDVGEWNDLHPLNKKAVGERLALTAQALAYGDRDIVYSGPLYKSLEREKNKLIISFDHVGDGLIAKHGKLGGFAIAGEDGEYVWAKAKIKKNKVIVWHKSIKKPVSVRYAWRNDPKNANLYNKNGLPASVFEASVD; this comes from the coding sequence ATGAAGAAACTCCTGCTTATTCTCGTTAGCTTCACCTCCTTTTTTTCCGCGTTCATTTGGGCAGAAGTAAAGCTTCCCCAATTATTAAGTGACGGACTCGTCTTACAGCGCGATACAGAAAACAAAATTTGGGGCTGGGCCGCTAATAACGAAAAAGTGACGATCATTCTGGATGGCAAAACCATTGCAAGCAGCACTACTAAAAATAACGCATGGCAAGTAGGCTTGCCCCCGCAAACGGCGGGAGGCCCTCACAAAATTACCGTAGTTGGTAAAGATAACGATATAAAGTACATCAACGATGTTTATTTTGGTGATGTGTGGGTGGCGTCGGGACAATCCAATATGCAAACCACCCTATCGCGGATTGAAGAAATGTTTCCCGATGCCATTCCTACAGCAAACTCTCCGCTTGTTCGTGAATTTACCGTGCCACGCATCATGAATTTCAAAGCTCCCCAGCAAGACCTCAGTGGCGGCGCCTGGGAGCCGAGCACACCCGATAAAATTGCAGATCATTCAGCCGTTGCCTATTTTTTTGGCAAAAAAATTCACGAGACCCAAAAAGTACCGGTAGGAATTTTGGGAGCCAACTTCGGCGGATCACCGGCGGAGTGTTGGATCAGCCGCGAGGCGCTAAAACAGTACCCCGAAGAATATAAATCTATCGAAAACTTTAAAGACGACGCCTACCTCCAATCCCTTCAAGATGCCGATAAAAAAGACAGTGATGCCTGGTATGCGCAACTCAACGACAACGATGAAGGTTCCACAAGCGCTGTAAAATGGTACGAAAACGCTTATAACGACAGCAATTGGCAGAAAATAAATGTGCCTTCCGTTTGGGAAAATGAAGGTATCGAACCCATGAGTGGTTTGGTGTGGTTTCGAAAAACAATAGATCTGCCAGAGAATGTCGCTGACCAACCCGCTTTTTTACGCCTCGGGGTGATCGTTGATGCCGACATTGCTTATATCAACGGACAACAAGTGGGGCGCACCTGGTATCGCTATCCGCCTCGCCGTTACAAAGTTGAACCCGGTATTGTTAAACCTGGTAAAAATGTAATAACGCTGCGAGTGAGAGTTGACAACAAGCAAGGTGAATTCGTTGCAGAAAAACCTTATTACCTCGAGGTTGGGGATACCAAAGTTGATTTGACCGGCGAGTGGAAGTACAAAATCAGCAATGTGGTAACACCACCCCCTGCGCAACGTTTTATCCCCTATAAGCAAGCGTTGGGTTGCTATAACGGTATGCTCGCGCCTCTGTTCAATATGAAAATCAAAGGGGTTATCTGGTATCAGGGTGAATCCAATGCAGACCGTTCAGAACAATATCAAGAACTGTTTCCTCAACTTATTCAGGAATGGCGTGATAAATGGCAGCAAGGGAATTTCCCTTTCCTGTACGTGCAACTGGCCAATTACATGACCGACCCAGAAGAACCCAGTGATGGTGGTTGGGCTAAATTGCGTTATGCGCAATTTTTAACATTACAGAAAGCCGAAAATACCGCAATGGCGGTGATTACTGATGTTGGCGAATGGAATGACCTGCACCCACTCAACAAAAAAGCCGTCGGTGAACGCCTTGCTCTCACTGCCCAAGCATTAGCCTATGGCGATAGAGATATTGTGTACTCCGGGCCGCTCTATAAATCGCTGGAAAGAGAAAAAAATAAATTAATTATCAGCTTCGACCATGTAGGCGACGGATTAATCGCAAAGCACGGTAAACTCGGTGGCTTCGCAATTGCCGGAGAAGATGGTGAATATGTGTGGGCAAAAGCGAAAATAAAGAAAAACAAAGTGATCGTTTGGCACAAATCCATTAAAAAGCCAGTGAGTGTTCGTTATGCTTGGCGCAACGATCCAAAGAACGCTAACTTGTATAACAAGAATGGTTTACCGGCTTCGGTATTTGAAGCCAGCGTGGATTAA